GCATCGTGTTCGGGCTGGCGATGGACTACCAGGTCTTCCTGGTGTCACGGATGCGTGAGGCCCACGTCCACGGCAAGCCGGCCCAGGACGCGATCACGACCGGTTTCCAGCAGAGCTCGAGAGTGGTGGTCGCGGCTGCCGTGATCATGATCGCGGTGTTCGGCGGATTCGCGGCGGCTCACGAACCCCTGATCAAGATGGTGGGCCTCGGGCTCGCGTGCGCGGTGTTCTTCGACGCCTTCGTGGTCCGCCTGACGCTGATGCCCGCCGTGATGCAGCAGCTCGGCGAACGGGCCTGGTGGCTGCCGCGATGGCTCGACCGGGTCCTGCCCCGGGTCGACGTGGAGGGCCAGTCGCTCGAGGTGGAGGACGGGTCGCCGATCGAGCAGCAGCCGGAGCCGGCTGAGGCGATGAGCGCGCGGTGATCGACTGGATAGTGTCGGTCCGGTGAACGTGCTGGCCGCGCTGATCGCGTTCGTCTTCGCTGCCCTCGGTGCCAGCCTCAGCACCGAGGGCATCTTCCGGCCGGCCGCGGTGCTGCCCGGTGCGGTGCTGGGCCTGGTGGCGAGCGGAGCCCTGTTCGTCTCCGCTCGCCACCCGCGCGCCGCGACGGTCGTCGCGATCGCCTGCGCGGCTGCGGCCTGCGCGGCCGGCTACCTGCCGACGCCGTTGCTGCTGGCCCCGCTGATCGGGTGCCTGTACCGGCTGACGGTTCTCGGCGGCCCCAGGGCGGCCACCGGGTGGACGGTGGTCGCGGTGGGCGCAGTGATCCTGGGCGGGGCGACGAGCAACGCCGACCCGACCGGAGGGGTCCTGCTCCTGGAGACCGTGGGGGTCGCCCTGTGGCTGCTGCCGGCGGTCTTCGCCGGACGGATGACCCACGCCGAACGGGGCTACCTGCAGCTGGTCCAGGCCCGGGCCGAGGACGCCGAACGCAGCCGCGAGGAGGACCTGCGCCGACGGCTGGGCGAGGAGCGGGTGCGCATCGCGCGCGACCTGCACGACGTCGTCGCGCACCATCTCGCCGTCGCCCACGCCCAGGCCGGGACCGCCGCCCATCTGCTGGGGAGGCGTCCTGAGCAGGTACCCGACCTCCTCGCCGGGCTGGAGGGCTCCACGTCGGCCGCGCTGCGAGAGCTCAAGGCGACGGTGGGGCTGCTGCGCAACCCCGACGACGACGCCTCAGCGGCCACCACGCCAGCACCCGGCCTCGACCAGCTCCCGGACCTGATCGCGGCCTGCCGGGCGGCCGGGATGGACGTCAGCATCAGCAGCGACGGGACGCCCCGGCGCCTGCCGCCGCTGGTCGAGCTCACCGCGTTCCGGATCATCCAGGAGGCCCTGACCAACGTCACCAAGCACGCGGTCCACCCGGTCGTCGAGGTCTCCCTGACCTACGACGACGACACCTTCTCCGCGGACGTGGTGAACACCTCGGCCCACCCCGCTCCAGCGGGAACGGCAGGATTCGGGTTGATGGGCATGCGCGAACGGGCGCTCGCCGTCGGTGGGGTGGTCCGGGCCGGCCCGGCCGGCCACGACCGGTACGCGGTCTCCCTCACCATCCCGCTCACCCCCTGGCAGGAAGACCCGGTACCCCGATGATCCAGATCCTCCTCGCCGACGACCAGGCGCTGCTGCGCTCGACGTTCTGCATGCTGATCGACTCCTGCGACGACATGACGGTCGTCGCCGAGGCCGCCAACGGAGAGGAAGCGGTCGAGCTCGCCCGGCTGCACCGGCCGGACCTGGTCCTGATGGACATCCGGATGCCGACCCTCGACGGCCTGGCGGCGACGCAGCGCATCTGCTCCGCGCCGGAGCTGTCGCGCACCCGCGTGCTGATCCTCACCACGTTCGAGACCGACGAGCACGTGGCCCACGCCCTCGAGGCGGGAGCCAGCGGGTTCCTCGGCAAGGACGTCACGTCGGAGGGCCTGCTCGCCGGGATCCGGGTCGTGGTGGGCGGGGAGGCGCTGCTCTCGCCGGCGGCCACCCGCACCCTGATCGGCCGCTTCCTGTCCGGTCCCGGCAGCGTCGGCGAGCCGCCCCTGGGATCGCTGGCGACGCTGACCGAGCGGGAGCGCGAGCTCACCGCCCTCGCTGCTCACGGCCTGTCGAACCAGGAGATCGCCGACCGGCTGGTGGTGAGTCCCCTGACGGTCCGGACGCACATCCACCGGGCCATGATGAAGGTGGGAGCACGCGACCGCGCCCAGCTGGTCGTCGCCGCCTACCAGCAGGGGCTGGTCCGGGTGCGATGACCGGTGGACGGGCCTCCCGGCCCGACTCCCGCCACGTCGCGGCCAGTCGCCCCGAGTGGGCGCCTCACCCGTCGGCCGGGCGACCACTCGAGGCGAGTCGCCTGCAGGGTCGCGGTCCAGAGACCTGTCACGTGGTGACGACTTGCCGCGAGTGGTCGGGTCGGCGGTCAGGAGAGCGACCCGACGCGGCGAGCCGCCACCCCAGGTGGCGAGGACAGACGCCGACGGAGCGCGTCCCCCCAGCGCGATCGAGCTCCGCGGATCCCTGACGACCTCTCCCGGACGACGTCCCACTCACCCGACTCCCGGACCTGGACCTCTCCACGTGGTGGCGACTCGCCGCGAGTGGTCGGGTCGGCGGCCAGAGGAGCGACCCGACGCGGCGAGTCGCCTGCAGGGGTCGCGGTCCTGGACCTGTCCCGTGGTGGCGACTCGCCTGGAGTGGTCGGGTCGGTGGTCAGGAGAGCGACCCGACGCGGCGAGTCGCCACTCAGGTAGGCCTGGGATGGGCCGGGGGTGGGACAGGGGGGTGACGGGTGGCGGGGCGGGGAGGCTAGCGTCGGGGCACGGCTCAGCGACGACCCGGATCGTGGGCCAGCCCGCGGGGTCCGTCCGCGCCGGCGTCCCACGACCCTGGAGGACCCATGCTGACCACACCGGTGACCGACGTCTCCAGCCTCTCGGTCCGCCTCGACGGCCAGGTCGCCCTGGTCACCGGCGGCGCCTCGGGGATCGGCCGGGCCATCGCGGAGCGGTTCGCGGCCTCGGGCGCACGGGTGGCGGTGCTCGACCTCGACCAGGACGCCACCCGGCGCGTGGCCGACGGACTGCCGGGGGAGGCGCTCGCCCTGCACTGCGACGTCACCTCGACCGACTCGGTCCGCGCCGCGGTCTCGGCGGCGCACGAGCAGGCCGGGCCGGTCGACGTCTGCGTGAACTCCGCCGGCATCGCCGCCCTCGCCCCGGCCGAGTCGTTGTCCGACGGCCAGTGGGACGCCACCATCGCGGTCAACCTGAGCGGGACGTACCGGGTCTGCCGCGAGGTCGGCGCCGCGATGCTGGAGCGGGGCCGGGGCAAGATCATCAACCTGGCCTCCCAGGCCGCCACGGTCGCGCTGCCCGAGCACGTGGCCTACTGCGCGTCGAAGTTCGGCGTCGTCGGGCTGACCCGGGTGCTCGCGCTGGAGTGGGCCGGGCGCGGCGTCACCGCCAACACCATCTCCCCGACCGTGGTGCTCACCCCGCTGGGCCTCCAGGCCTGGGACAACCCCAGGGGTGAGGCGCACCAGGCGGAGATCCCGGTCGGCCGGTTCGCCGCCCCGGAGGAGATCGCCGCCGTCGCCGCCTTCCTGGCCAGCGGCGCCGCCGACATGATCAACGGCGCCGACCTCGTCGTCGACGGCGGCTTCACCATCCGCTGACACGCCGCCGGGAGTCTCCGGCGGCTCCGGTGCGACATCTGGCCGCGATGTCGCGGCAGGCCGTCGAACGGGGACGCCCCGGCGCGGAGAGAGAGGCGCTCAGACGGGCTGGGTGGCGTGGTGGCGCCCGATCGGCACCATCAGCGGCTTGCCCGAGACCGGGCAGGGCATCACCGTGCTCGGCATGCCGAAGACGTCCTGCACCAGCGACGGCTGCAGCACCTCCTCCGGGCTGCCACAGGCGTAGAGCCGGCCCTCCGACAGCGCGATCAGGTGGTCGGCGTACCGGGCGGCCAGGTTCAGGTCGTGCAGCACCATCACGATCGTGGTGCCCTGGGTGCGGTTCAGGTCGGTCAGCAGGTCCAGCACCTCGACCTGGTGGCTGACGTCGAGGAAGGTGGTCGGCTCGTCCAGCAGCAGCACCTCGGTCTGCTGGGCCAGGGCCATGGCGATCCAGACCCGCTGCCGCTGCCCGCCGGAGAGCTCGTCGACGGGGCGGTCCACCAGCTCGACGGTGTCGGTGGCCTCCAGCGCGGCGGCGACGGCGAGGTCGTCCGCGGCGCTCCAGCGGGCGAAGGTGCGCTGGTGCGGGTGCCGGCCCCGGCCGACCAGGTCCCCCACGGTGATCCCCTCGGGCGCGATCGGGGACTGCGGCAGCACGCCGAGCCGGCGGGCCAGCTGCTTGGCCGGGATGGTGTGCACGGCCTGCCCCTCGAGCAGCACGTGGCCGGTGCGCGGGGTGAGCAGCCGCGACATCGAGCGCAGCAGCGTCGACTTCCCGCAGGCGTTCGGGCCGACGATGGCCGTCACCTGACCGGCCGGGATGACGAGGTCGAGGGAGTGGATGACCGCCTCGTCGCCGTAGCCGAGGGTGAGGTGCTCGATCTCCAGACCGGGCCTGGGGCCGTCGGTCGGGGGGCTCACGACGTCGTGGCGGCTCACAGGGTGCCTCCGGCTCGGTTGACGCGGACGATGAGGTAGAGCAGGTAGGGCGCGCCGAGGATGCCGGTCACCACACCGACGGGGAGCCGGGTGCCGAAAGCGTACTGGCCGCCGAAGTCCGCGATCAGGGTGAGCAGGGCGCCCACCAGCGCCGCCGGCACCAGCAGCGACCCGTGCGGGCCGACCACCCGGGCGGCGATGGGGCCGGAGAGGAAGGCCAGGAAGGCGACCGGGCCGCAGGCGGCGGTGGCCACGCAGATGACGCCGACGGCGGCGACCAGGGTGAGCAGACGCATCCGCTCCACCCGCACCCCGAGGGAGGACGCGGCGTCGTCACCGAGCCGGGAGGCGGCCAGGTCGCGGTCCTGCACGAGGATGACGGTGCCCAGCGCCACCAGCGTGATCAGGACCGGCAGGGCGTCGGTCCAGCGGGCGCCGTTGAGGCTGCCGGTGAGCCAGCGCAGCGCCCCGGCGATCTCGACGTTGGTGGCCCGCTCGAGCTGCCAGGCGACCACGGCCTGCATCATGTAGGCCGCCCCGATGCCGATCAGCACCAGCCGGGTGCCCGCCACCCGGCCGCGCCGGTAGGCCAGCAGGTAGATGGCCAGTGCGACGCCCAGCCCGGCCGCCACGGCCAACACGGAGACGCGGACGCCGCTGAGCCCGAAGGAGACGATGGCCACGGCCGCCGCGGCGCTGGCCCCCTCGGTGACGCCGATGATGTCGGGGCTGGCCAGCGGGTTGCGGAGCAGGGTCTGGAAGGTGACGCCGGCCAGGCCGAAGCTCAGCCCGACCAGCACGGCCAGGCTGGCGCGGGGGAGACGGAGCCGGCCCACGGTGAAGGACGCGCCCTGGACGTCCTCGCCGAGGAGCACCCGCAGCACCTCCAGCGGGCTGTAGACGGTGGGCCCGAGCACGAGGCTGAGGGCGAAGGCCACCAGCACCAGCGCGGCCAGCACGGCGACGACGACCCGACGCCTGCTGCTGCGGCTGCGTCGGCCGGCGCGGACCCGCGCGACGGTGACGTCCGCGGCCTCGGTGGTGCTGGAGGTGGTGTCGAGGACGCTCACAGCTCACGCACCTTCCGCTGGCGGACCACGGCGATGAACACCGGCGCCCCGACGACGGCGGTGATGATGCCGACGTCGACCTCGCTCGGCGGGAGGACGACCCGGCCCAGGACGTCGCCGGCGATGAGCACGCAGGCCCCGCCGAGGGCGCTGAAGGCCATCAGCCAGCGGTGGTCGACGCCGACGAGCAGCCGGCAGACGTGCGGCACGACCAGCCCGATGAAGGCGATCGGCCCGCAGACCGCGGTGGTCGCCCCGCAGAGCACGACCCCGC
The sequence above is a segment of the Auraticoccus monumenti genome. Coding sequences within it:
- a CDS encoding GolD/DthD family dehydrogenase; translation: MLTTPVTDVSSLSVRLDGQVALVTGGASGIGRAIAERFAASGARVAVLDLDQDATRRVADGLPGEALALHCDVTSTDSVRAAVSAAHEQAGPVDVCVNSAGIAALAPAESLSDGQWDATIAVNLSGTYRVCREVGAAMLERGRGKIINLASQAATVALPEHVAYCASKFGVVGLTRVLALEWAGRGVTANTISPTVVLTPLGLQAWDNPRGEAHQAEIPVGRFAAPEEIAAVAAFLASGAADMINGADLVVDGGFTIR
- a CDS encoding sensor histidine kinase; the encoded protein is MNVLAALIAFVFAALGASLSTEGIFRPAAVLPGAVLGLVASGALFVSARHPRAATVVAIACAAAACAAGYLPTPLLLAPLIGCLYRLTVLGGPRAATGWTVVAVGAVILGGATSNADPTGGVLLLETVGVALWLLPAVFAGRMTHAERGYLQLVQARAEDAERSREEDLRRRLGEERVRIARDLHDVVAHHLAVAHAQAGTAAHLLGRRPEQVPDLLAGLEGSTSAALRELKATVGLLRNPDDDASAATTPAPGLDQLPDLIAACRAAGMDVSISSDGTPRRLPPLVELTAFRIIQEALTNVTKHAVHPVVEVSLTYDDDTFSADVVNTSAHPAPAGTAGFGLMGMRERALAVGGVVRAGPAGHDRYAVSLTIPLTPWQEDPVPR
- a CDS encoding response regulator, producing the protein MIQILLADDQALLRSTFCMLIDSCDDMTVVAEAANGEEAVELARLHRPDLVLMDIRMPTLDGLAATQRICSAPELSRTRVLILTTFETDEHVAHALEAGASGFLGKDVTSEGLLAGIRVVVGGEALLSPAATRTLIGRFLSGPGSVGEPPLGSLATLTERERELTALAAHGLSNQEIADRLVVSPLTVRTHIHRAMMKVGARDRAQLVVAAYQQGLVRVR
- a CDS encoding FecCD family ABC transporter permease, producing MSVLDTTSSTTEAADVTVARVRAGRRSRSSRRRVVVAVLAALVLVAFALSLVLGPTVYSPLEVLRVLLGEDVQGASFTVGRLRLPRASLAVLVGLSFGLAGVTFQTLLRNPLASPDIIGVTEGASAAAAVAIVSFGLSGVRVSVLAVAAGLGVALAIYLLAYRRGRVAGTRLVLIGIGAAYMMQAVVAWQLERATNVEIAGALRWLTGSLNGARWTDALPVLITLVALGTVILVQDRDLAASRLGDDAASSLGVRVERMRLLTLVAAVGVICVATAACGPVAFLAFLSGPIAARVVGPHGSLLVPAALVGALLTLIADFGGQYAFGTRLPVGVVTGILGAPYLLYLIVRVNRAGGTL
- a CDS encoding ABC transporter ATP-binding protein, whose translation is MSPPTDGPRPGLEIEHLTLGYGDEAVIHSLDLVIPAGQVTAIVGPNACGKSTLLRSMSRLLTPRTGHVLLEGQAVHTIPAKQLARRLGVLPQSPIAPEGITVGDLVGRGRHPHQRTFARWSAADDLAVAAALEATDTVELVDRPVDELSGGQRQRVWIAMALAQQTEVLLLDEPTTFLDVSHQVEVLDLLTDLNRTQGTTIVMVLHDLNLAARYADHLIALSEGRLYACGSPEEVLQPSLVQDVFGMPSTVMPCPVSGKPLMVPIGRHHATQPV